In Nitrobacteraceae bacterium AZCC 1564, the following proteins share a genomic window:
- a CDS encoding Zn-dependent peptidase ImmA (M78 family)/DNA-binding XRE family transcriptional regulator (product_source=COG2856/COG1476; cath_funfam=1.10.260.40; cog=COG1476,COG2856; pfam=PF01381,PF06114; smart=SM00530; superfamily=47413) has translation MSKAFINGELLKWARERAAMPREQLAKKVGQKPDRVVDWETGKEQPTFKQALRLASVTNVPFGYLFLPQPPADELPLPDLRTVGSGPAEPLNSNTRDLLEDVLFKHGWFVDHLVQHGQDPLPFVAKFKITHNASEVAADIRKTLDLDGAAQASPNWESYLRLLIDHAESRGIWMMRSGIVGSNTHRPLSVRQFRGFAIADSFAPLVFINGKDALAAQIFTFAHEIAHIWFGSSGISNLDIGRKDYGTSRATEIACNRVAAEVVVPAEAFNQAWSENRSASDNYDFLSRFFKVSRVVIARRALDLGKVVESDYAMFYRREEARWEEESKSESEGGNFYNTLPMRNGTRFTRAVVSRAIAGDTLLRDAGTLLNMQPASVVKYFRKAIAK, from the coding sequence ATGTCTAAGGCATTCATCAACGGCGAATTGTTGAAGTGGGCGCGGGAGCGCGCCGCTATGCCTCGAGAACAGTTGGCCAAGAAAGTAGGCCAAAAACCTGATCGCGTCGTTGACTGGGAGACGGGCAAAGAGCAGCCCACCTTTAAGCAAGCCTTGCGGCTCGCAAGTGTCACCAACGTGCCATTTGGCTACCTCTTTTTACCCCAGCCTCCCGCGGATGAACTTCCTCTGCCAGATTTGCGGACAGTAGGAAGCGGACCCGCAGAACCTCTGAATTCTAATACCCGAGATTTACTGGAAGACGTTCTGTTCAAGCATGGTTGGTTTGTGGATCATCTTGTTCAGCACGGACAGGATCCGCTGCCGTTCGTGGCCAAGTTCAAAATTACCCACAACGCTTCCGAGGTTGCGGCTGACATCCGCAAGACCCTTGATCTCGACGGAGCCGCGCAAGCCTCGCCAAATTGGGAAAGCTACCTGCGACTGCTGATAGATCACGCTGAGAGCAGGGGTATCTGGATGATGCGAAGTGGCATAGTTGGAAGCAATACACATCGGCCTCTTAGCGTCCGACAATTTCGAGGCTTCGCCATCGCCGATTCCTTCGCCCCACTAGTTTTTATCAATGGCAAAGATGCACTTGCAGCACAGATATTCACATTCGCGCACGAGATTGCTCACATCTGGTTCGGCTCGAGCGGTATATCCAACTTAGACATCGGTCGAAAGGACTACGGAACAAGCCGTGCGACGGAGATAGCCTGTAACAGAGTTGCTGCGGAAGTTGTCGTACCAGCGGAAGCTTTCAATCAAGCTTGGTCTGAAAATAGAAGTGCGTCGGACAACTACGATTTTCTTTCTAGATTTTTTAAAGTCAGTCGCGTCGTGATTGCTCGCCGCGCGCTAGATCTCGGTAAAGTCGTCGAGTCGGATTATGCGATGTTTTACCGGCGCGAAGAGGCGCGCTGGGAGGAGGAGAGCAAATCCGAGAGTGAGGGTGGAAATTTCTACAACACTCTGCCCATGCGGAACGGCACTAGATTTACTCGCGCCGTGGTTTCGCGAGCGATCGCCGGCGATACGCTGCTCCGCGATGCAGGCACTTTGCTCAACATGCAGCCCGCATCGGTCGTTAAGTACTTCAGAAAGGCGATTGCGAAGTGA
- a CDS encoding hypothetical protein (product_source=Hypo-rule applied; pfam=PF14367; superfamily=88723) yields the protein MKYLFDSNVFIEAKNRYYAFDICPGFWDWMDHVAKADAGSIVNVCDELRQGRDELAKWANARRTEPWFLKVDDASTQKFFQSVANFVNLGAFKQAAKAKFLSGADPWLIAKAKIVGAKVVTHEVSAPDSKNRVPIPDVCKAFDIECTTPYEALRSMAASFTFKIPA from the coding sequence GTGAAGTATTTGTTCGACAGTAATGTCTTCATTGAAGCCAAAAACCGATATTACGCATTTGATATTTGTCCTGGCTTCTGGGATTGGATGGATCACGTCGCGAAGGCCGATGCGGGAAGCATTGTGAATGTTTGCGATGAGTTGAGGCAAGGTAGGGACGAACTAGCAAAGTGGGCAAATGCTCGTCGGACTGAGCCATGGTTTTTGAAGGTCGACGATGCTTCAACCCAGAAGTTCTTTCAGAGCGTAGCGAACTTCGTGAACCTTGGCGCATTTAAGCAGGCGGCAAAGGCGAAATTTCTATCCGGTGCCGATCCTTGGCTGATTGCAAAAGCGAAAATTGTAGGCGCGAAGGTTGTGACACACGAGGTCTCGGCTCCTGATTCGAAGAATAGGGTTCCGATTCCTGATGTCTGTAAAGCTTTCGACATAGAATGCACCACGCCTTACGAGGCGCTTCGGTCGATGGCGGCCTCCTTTACGTTCAAAATCCCAGCTTAG